DNA sequence from the Cronobacter turicensis z3032 genome:
TCGCCGCGGCTTTTACCGCAGCGGCGAAAAACGGTTTAGCGCGTTACAGGAGAACACCGAGCCATTCAGCATTCTCTATTTCGATCTTGACCGTTTTAAACCCATCAACGATTTGTGGGGCCACGCGGAGGGCGATGAAGTGCTGAAAGTGTTCGCCAGCCAGTTGCGCCAGCATCTGGGGCCGAAAGATATCGCCGGGCGGCTGGGCGGGGATGAATTTGCCGTGCTGTTGACCCGCGAGCGCGATACGCAGCCGTTTCTTAATAATCTGCGCGCGAGCCTGGACGCGCATAACCAGCGCGCCGGCAAGCCTTACAACATCAACTACTCGTATGGGATGCTGCATCGCGATTCGGGGAGTTACGATTCGCTGCTGGAGATGATCAAAGAGAGCGACAACGTGATGTATTCCGAGAAGCGCAGAAAGCGGATCGAGTAACGAGCGGGATCACCCGCTCGCGTTAATCACCTTGATGGATACCATGCCGATGCCAAGACGGCGTGGCGAATGGCCGAGAATGTTGCCTTCGTTGGTTGACTGCGGGTCCGGCGGCACAATCACCAGCGTGCTGCTGCGCGTCGGGTTCTCGAAATGCAGCGTGGTGGTGGAAACCTCATTGCCGAGCGTCAGCGTCTGTTCGCTGTCGCCCACTTTCACCGGCACCGGTTTCCCGGCGTTCGGGCCAAACGCTTTGGCGGTGATAACCAGATCGAATTTCTCCGGCAGGGGCTGGTTATATTCGATTTTCACTTCCTCGCCGAGCTGCGCGTTAGACCAGCGGCCCCAGGATTCCGGGCGGGAAATCCCGGAGAACTGTCTGACCTCTTCCGGCGCGCCCGCCACGTTGAAGATAAAGCTGTCGGCCTGATAGCGGATGTCGTTATCCATCACTTTGAGCGTTTCTACGTTGCGCTGGTAGCGCGCGGCGTCGATGACCGTATCGCGAAACGCCGCTTTGCCTTGCCACGTCGCTTTATCCACCCGCTGTACCTTCTGCTCGCCGCCAAGCTGGCCCTGCGAGACGCAGTAGTCGGTAGAGAGCGCCAGCGCGGGCGCCCACAGGCGCGCCATTTTGTAGCAGTTATCCACCCACAGGAAGTTATCGCGCGGGGCGAAATCCGCCAGCTGGAAGCGCAGCGGCGCGGAGTATTCGCTCTCCGGCAGCGGCTCGATACGTTTATCCGACACGCGCAGCAAAAGCGGCAGGCGGAAATGGCTGCCGGAGAAGGCGATGGTCTGTTTTTGCGTATCGACCGTGAAGCTGTCTATTTTCGACGGGAATTTCCACAGGCTGATGATATCGGGCTTCCACGCCAGCACTTTCGATTTCATATTCAGGAACACCGTCGAGAGCGACTGGCCGGAAAGGCTGCTGCGCCCGAGACCCAGATAGTTATCCCCGCCGAGAACATCCAGCACCGTCGCGCCGTTATCCATCGTGTTGCGCTTCACCGCGATCACATCCTGCTGCGGCTGGTCGCCGCGCAGAATAAAGAACAGGTTATTGCGATCCTGTTTGCTGAGATATTTATACGCGGTGTTGTTCATCGCCAGATGATCGGATGAGACCACGATGACGGTGTTTTTAAAATAGGGCGAGGCTTTGATTTTGTTGATAAGCGCCGCGACGTGCTCCTGGCTGCAGCTCACCGCGCTGAAAGACTGGTTCGGCTTGCCTTCAAACGGGTAGCTCTTACGTTTGCAGGTGCGCGACACGAAACCGTCCGGGTGGTGCGTGTCGACCGTCAGCGTAAAGAGTGAAAAGCGTTTACCCGCTTTTGACAGGGCTTCGTATTTTTTCCAGACCTCGTCCAGCACGGTGTCGTCATAGAAGCCCCAGTCGTTGCGATAGGCCGGGTCCGCCACCACGCCTTTTAGCTCCTCGGCGCCGTAAAGATGGTCGAAGCCGTGAGATTTCAGGAACACATCTTTTCCGGCAAAGCGCAGGTTCGCGCCCTGAATAAAGTAATTTTCATAGCCGGAGTTTTTCAGGATATCCCCAAGGCAAATGTTCTTCGGGAAGAAACTCGACATCGAGGCGGACGCGTTGCCCTCAAAGGGCGCGAAGAGCGGGATGCCGCACTGGGAGGCGACCATACCGGCGATGGTGTAGTCGGTGCCGGGCAGTTGCGCGGTGTGGCTGAAATCGATGCCTTCGTTTTTGAGCGCGCCCAGATCCGGCGTCAGGTTCGGGAATGCCTCGTCGTCAAAATAGGTGCGCTCCAGGCTCTCGCCGTAGATATAGACCAGGTTGAGCTGCGGGTTCTCGATGCGCTTTTGCGGCTCTTTATAGTACGCCGCGAAATCCGGACTGCCCTCGGCGGTCTGGGATTTCACCAGTTCCGTTATCTGGCGAAACGCCGGGCTGGCGTCCACCGAGGCGAGCGCCAGTATAAGCGCCGCGAAGCTGTAGCCGAAGTGATAAGGCAGATGGCGACGGCGGCGCAAAATCCACGTCAGCAGCCCGAAGACCGCCAGCAGCGCCGCGACCAGCCCGATGCCGGGCAGAATGTATTTACTGACGCCCGCGCCGGTAAGGCTGCTGGTCAGGGTATAGAGCACCGCGTCGGTAATGCCGTCGCCGGTGAAATAGTTGCTGGCGAGCAGCGTCAGATTCAGGATAACAAACAGCCCTAACACCACCAGGGTGGCGATAAACCACCAGGTGTTACGACCCGCCTTATAGGCGTAAATCGCCACGGAGGCGATAAAGAAAAGTACCGAAAGCCACTCTGACAACACCACATCCTCGCAGCGAAGGCGCCAGGCCCGTTGACGTTAAACCGCTTTTTTAAGGGCGAAATATAACTTTACTGTCATATTCGTACAATTTTAGCGTCATCTTTCTGTGGATCAGTTCAGACAAGGTTTAGAAATGCAAATTTTTGAACCGTGTCTCAACGCCTGTGGCGCGGCATAGCGCAGGGCGCGAGCGGGAAAAGGGTGTTTAGTAATGGACAGGGAGCAGAGACGGTGAAAAGCAGCTTCTTTTATGAAAATTTTATGACAGCGAAGATTTCACTGTAGTGGCATAAAAACGCAAGCGAGACGGCAGGGAAGGGGAGTGCCGGGGCGCAGAAAATGCGCCCCGTAAAAACGGCGTGGTTTAGTACTCTTTACCGGTGACGCGGCTGCGGTAGCTGTCCCAGTTGAAATTGACCCACAGGCTGTTGCCAAGGCGCATACGATCCATCACGCGCTCGCCGAGCAGTTTGGTCATCTCATCCATATTCTGGTTAGTCAGCATGCCGGTCGGTCGTTTGGATGATGAACGGCGATCCACCAGCTGGTTGATGATCACTTTCTCGTAGCGCGATTCGCTCTGCATACCGATCTCGTCGATCACCAGAAGATCAACGCTGCTCAGATCTTTTAAGAGCCGTTCTTCGCTGGTTTCGCGACTGCTGAAGGTGTCTTTCATGGCGGACATGATATCGGCGACGGTAATGATCATCACCGATTTGCCGCGCAGCAGCAGTTCATTACAGATGGCGGCGGCAAGATGGTTTTTGCCGGTGCCCGGTTTGCCTGCGAAGACAAAGCTCGCGATGTTATCGTCAAAGGCTTCGACATACTGGCGCGCTTTACTGAGGGCGTTCATCTGCCCGTCGTTTTCGACGCGGTAGTTATCGAACGAGCAGTTCTGATGCAGCGGACGAATGCCGGAACGGTTAAAGGTGCGCTGCATTTTCATCGCGCGGTTTTCACGCTCGATGGCCTCTGAGCGGATCCGCCCCTGCTCCTGCTGCCAGGCGATAAGCTCTTCGCCGGTTTTAAAGGCGGGCGTGACGTCGGGCGGCATCAGCCGCTTCAGGCGCATCATCAGGTCAGTGACGTTTTTCATCTTTACCCTCGAAAGCCGTCAGGAATATGGTCGTCCGGCTGCGCGATGGCGTTGACGTCGCGTCGGGCCGATGACGTAAAGGTGGCGCGGTTCATCTGAATGCTGCGCGCCAGCTTCTGCTGCCACTGGATGTGGTGGAAGACTTTGCCTTCCGCCTGCCAGTAGGCGACGAAGGAGGCCAGCTCTTCGCTGGTCACCGGCTGCGCCAGCGGGATGCCCCAGAGCGCGGCCATACGCTGAAATTCGGGATCGGGCTGCCAGCCCGGATACATGGCGAATTTGCCCATCGGCACCGGGACAGGCTGGGCGACGTCGTTGCCTTCGTCAAAAAATTGCGCTTCCAGCGCGACATCGGAGCGGGGCGCGGCGAGCTGTTTTTCCAGCGCCAGCAGTTCCGCCATGCGCGCCGGCGTCACGGCATAAAATGCGGGCGCATTGTTATCAAACACCGCCACGGCCCCACGTTCGGCGTGCGCCAGCGCGCTGCCGGGATTGCGCCGGAAGGCGTCAATATCAACGACATCTGGGGTCAGGATTCTGGAAGACATAAAACGTTCTCAATCAAAGCGTTATCAGACACTGGCGCATAAATGGCCAGCAGAGGCGATAATTCTTTCATAGTAGCATAGTCAGCGGCGGGGTTTGAGCTTATTGGCGCGCGGAAACGCACGTAAAAAAAGAGCGCGCCATGACATCTGGCGCGCTCCGCGTCCCCTGGTGAGGGCAGTTTCGTTTTTTTATTTTAAGCTTCCCCGTTAGCGGGGATAGCGTCAGGCAATGATGTTCAGTGTGACGTCGATGTTGCCGCGGGTCGCGTTAGAATACGGGCAGACAATATGCGCCGCATCGACCAGTTTCTGTGCTTCTGCCGCGTCCATCCCCGGCAGGTGAATATTCAGTTTCGCTTCGATGCCAAAACCGGTCGGCAGCGGGCCGATCCCGACTTCGCCTTCGATAAACGCGTCTTTCGGCATCGCGATTTTGTCGCGAGCGGCGACGAATTTCATCGCGCCCAGGAAGCAGGCGGAGTAGCCCGCGGCAAACAGCTGTTCCGGGTTGGTGACGTCGCCGCCCATGCCGCCCATCTCTTTCGGTACGCCCAGCTTCACATCCAGCACGCCGTCAGACGAGGTGGCGCGGCCGTCGCGGCCTCCGGTGGCTTTTGCTTTGGCACGGTAGATGACATTTTCTAAAGACATGCAATATTCCTTATTTAAGTTTTAGGCTATTTAATCGCGTGCTACTTATTTGGTGCTTTCACGCCATCCGGAGATGGCGTTTACGACTGATGCAGATTACGGCGTAAATCGTCGAGCTGAGCTTTAAGATCCAGCAAGGTGTCTTTGTCACACGCAGTGGCGCAGAGCACTGACCCCGGTATGCTGCGGGCCTCGGCCTTTAACTGCCGGCCTGCGTCAGTGAGCGTCACCATCACTTGTCGTTCATCCTGGCGCGAGCGCTGGCGCATCAGAAGCCCTGCCGTTTCCATCCGCTTTAACAGCGGCGTGAGCGTGGCGGAGTCCAGATACAGCCGCTCGCCAATCTCAGAAACCGTAACGTCGTCCTGCTCCCACAGCACCAGCATGACCAGATACTGCGGGTAGGTCAGCCCAAGCGGCGTCAGTAACTGGCGATAAATTTTATGCAGCGCCAGGTTTGTCGAGTAGAGCGCGAAGCAGAGCTGGTTGTCTAAATCCAGCGTGAGCCCGGCCGCGCCTTGTTCTTGTGTCGTCTTCATGTTTTCAATATAAGTAGTGCACGATTTAATTGCAAGTTAGTTTTTAACTGTTGCTGTGATAGGCGTTATACACGTGGACGTTTTCGATAGAGCCACAGGCCTGGCAGCGACAGTCCGATAGAGAGCGCGCCGACGGTTGAGGCTGCTTTAAGAAAGTTAGTCACCAGTGAGATCATTAACGCATCGGTGTAACCGAAGTGACTGATTTTCACGGCGGAGATCATCGCCGAATACGCCGAGATGCCGGGAAACATCGGGATCACCGCCGCGACGGTAAAGACTTTCGGGTGCGCCAGATACCAGCGCGACCACTGGATGCCAATGCAGCCAACCAGCATCGCCGACAGAAACGTGCCCCATTCGATATTCAGCCCCATCATTATCATCACGGTGCGCGAACCGTGACCGACGGCGCCCAGCAGCGCGCACCAGGGCAGAGCGCGGCGCGGTACGTTAAACACCATCGCAAAGCCCGCCGCCGGAATGGCGGAGAGCAGCATATCTTCCAGCATCAGCGTAATAATACGAATCACATCCATCCCCGAAGCCCCCATAACGCCATCGCCATAATTACCCCAATGCAGGTGGCGAGCGTCAGCAGGCTCGCCATCGCCCAGCGGGCGAGACCGGTATTTACATGACCTTTAAACATATCCGCCACCGCGTTGATGAGCGGAAACCCTGGCACCAGAAGCAGGACGCTCGCGGCCATCGCTACGGCGGAGGTACTGGCAAACGCCGGCAGCGCGAGCAGCAGGCCGGAGACGGTCGTCGCCACAAAAGCCGTCAGGCAGAAGTTGATTTGCGGATGGAGGTGGCGCTGCGTCAGCGCCTGGCGGACATACATCGCCAGCGTACTGGCGATAAACGTGACCAACGCGCCGTCCCAGCCGCCTTTATTCATTTTGCAGAAGCAGGCGCAGGAGAGGCCCACCATCAGCACCACCTGCCAGCGCGGGTAACGCAGGGGTTTGAGCTGCGAGAAGCGTTTCTCCACGTCGTGCCGGTCCAGCAGCTTATGTTCGGCCATGATGACGATGTGCTGCACTTCGGTCACCATGTGCATGTTGATGCCGCGATCGATGTTTTTCCGCGTCGTCGTCAGGCAGTGGTGATCTTTAATAGTCGTCAGGACAATCGCGTTGGCGGAAATGGAGCTCTCCACGCTGTCCATGCCCAGCGCGCGGCCAAGCCGTGTGGTGAGCTCTTCAATCAGCGCGCTTTCCGCGCCATGCTGTAATAAATAAAGCCCGCACTGAATACACAAACGGGTCACGTCCCGCTGCGCTAAAGCATCCGCTTCCATATCCGGTCCTGGTGAAAAAGGCGCCCGCGCGCCAGAAGTGTCCATTATTAACATGCGACGCGAGGCGAGGCCGTGGAGGCAGATCAAGCTTGCTGCATTTTGCAGCACGGTTTATGGGCGCGTGCGACGCGGATGGGCAGACACTGGCGCCAGTTTAAGCGGGGATGGCAGTCCGCATCCTTATTTACGCAATTAATTAAATGTACGCTGGCGACACGGTGAAATTAATTTAATCGATATTAACTTGGTGTCTATAAATAGACATTTTTTATCTTTTTACTATGAGAATATCCTTTAATCACTGGCGGCGTATTTTTCGCCTTTTTTGTCGTTGACAGTAAAATAAAGGGTTCATAGAATGCCGATGTTTACCCGGACGGGAAATTCTTTTTGTCCACTTATATACATTATCTGCATACGCTGTCTGCGCTGTTTTTTTCTTTATTTAGAGGTTGAGGTTTATTTTTATATCATCTCATAAATGATTTTTAAATATGTTTGGCCGGAAGGATATAACCGGAGGAAATATGTTACCAGGACGTTGCAAACAAGGCATTATCATTAGCCAGATCCCCGTTGTGCATACCGGGTTGGCGGCCATTATGAGCCGTCATTTTCCGGAAACCGAGCTTTATCACTACAACAGCAGCGCGGATATAACGCTGCCATTACTTAACCCGGTCGATATGGTGCTGGCCGAATTGCCCTGCGCACCGGAGGAGGCCCGCCGCGAATGTGAGGCTTACTATTCGCTGGTGGCGCAGGCGCCCGGCGTACACTGGATTTTCCTTGTGCCCGCCGCGTCGTTCAGTATGGCGGTACAACTGCTGATGCGCCCGGAGACGACGCTCCTTTCCACGGCGGAACCGGTAGAAGGCGTCGTTAACGCAGTTCAGCTCGGACGTGAAAAAGCCGAACGGGTAAGCCAGATGTTAGTAACGCCGCGTCAGGCGCAGGAAAAAGAACCTGCGGCAGCCGTGATGCTGACCACCTCTGAAAAACAAGTATTACGTCTGCTCGGTAAAGGCTGGGGAATAAATCAAATCGCCCAGATGCTGAAAAAAAGCAATAAAACCATCAGCGCGCAGAAAAACAGTGCCATGCGGCGCTTATCGTTGCGCGGCAATGCAGAAATGTATGCATG
Encoded proteins:
- the dnaC gene encoding DNA replication protein dnaC, producing MPPDVTPAFKTGEELIAWQQEQGRIRSEAIERENRAMKMQRTFNRSGIRPLHQNCSFDNYRVENDGQMNALSKARQYVEAFDDNIASFVFAGKPGTGKNHLAAAICNELLLRGKSVMIITVADIMSAMKDTFSSRETSEERLLKDLSSVDLLVIDEIGMQSESRYEKVIINQLVDRRSSSKRPTGMLTNQNMDEMTKLLGERVMDRMRLGNSLWVNFNWDSYRSRVTGKEY
- a CDS encoding UPF00442 protein CKO_03436 produces the protein MDVIRIITLMLEDMLLSAIPAAGFAMVFNVPRRALPWCALLGAVGHGSRTVMIMMGLNIEWGTFLSAMLVGCIGIQWSRWYLAHPKVFTVAAVIPMFPGISAYSAMISAVKISHFGYTDALMISLVTNFLKAASTVGALSIGLSLPGLWLYRKRPRV
- the ohrR gene encoding Organic hydroperoxide resistance transcriptional regulator produces the protein MKSCTTYIENMKTTQEQGAAGLTLDLDNQLCFALYSTNLALHKIYRQLLTPLGLTYPQYLVMLVLWEQDDVTVSEIGERLYLDSATLTPLLKRMETAGLLMRQRSRQDERQVMVTLTDAGRQLKAEARSIPGSVLCATACDKDTLLDLKAQLDDLRRNLHQS
- the yjjQ gene encoding Uncharacterized protein yjjQ codes for the protein MLPGRCKQGIIISQIPVVHTGLAAIMSRHFPETELYHYNSSADITLPLLNPVDMVLAELPCAPEEARRECEAYYSLVAQAPGVHWIFLVPAASFSMAVQLLMRPETTLLSTAEPVEGVVNAVQLGREKAERVSQMLVTPRQAQEKEPAAAVMLTTSEKQVLRLLGKGWGINQIAQMLKKSNKTISAQKNSAMRRLSLRGNAEMYAWISSLQGLKELNLLSLHKEQAEWNTESKNETLR
- the dnaT gene encoding Primosomal protein 1; translated protein: MSSRILTPDVVDIDAFRRNPGSALAHAERGAVAVFDNNAPAFYAVTPARMAELLALEKQLAAPRSDVALEAQFFDEGNDVAQPVPVPMGKFAMYPGWQPDPEFQRMAALWGIPLAQPVTSEELASFVAYWQAEGKVFHHIQWQQKLARSIQMNRATFTSSARRDVNAIAQPDDHIPDGFRG
- the mdoB gene encoding Phosphoglycerol transferase I: MSEWLSVLFFIASVAIYAYKAGRNTWWFIATLVVLGLFVILNLTLLASNYFTGDGITDAVLYTLTSSLTGAGVSKYILPGIGLVAALLAVFGLLTWILRRRRHLPYHFGYSFAALILALASVDASPAFRQITELVKSQTAEGSPDFAAYYKEPQKRIENPQLNLVYIYGESLERTYFDDEAFPNLTPDLGALKNEGIDFSHTAQLPGTDYTIAGMVASQCGIPLFAPFEGNASASMSSFFPKNICLGDILKNSGYENYFIQGANLRFAGKDVFLKSHGFDHLYGAEELKGVVADPAYRNDWGFYDDTVLDEVWKKYEALSKAGKRFSLFTLTVDTHHPDGFVSRTCKRKSYPFEGKPNQSFSAVSCSQEHVAALINKIKASPYFKNTVIVVSSDHLAMNNTAYKYLSKQDRNNLFFILRGDQPQQDVIAVKRNTMDNGATVLDVLGGDNYLGLGRSSLSGQSLSTVFLNMKSKVLAWKPDIISLWKFPSKIDSFTVDTQKQTIAFSGSHFRLPLLLRVSDKRIEPLPESEYSAPLRFQLADFAPRDNFLWVDNCYKMARLWAPALALSTDYCVSQGQLGGEQKVQRVDKATWQGKAAFRDTVIDAARYQRNVETLKVMDNDIRYQADSFIFNVAGAPEEVRQFSGISRPESWGRWSNAQLGEEVKIEYNQPLPEKFDLVITAKAFGPNAGKPVPVKVGDSEQTLTLGNEVSTTTLHFENPTRSSTLVIVPPDPQSTNEGNILGHSPRRLGIGMVSIKVINASG
- the yjjP gene encoding Inner membrane protein yjjP; amino-acid sequence: MEADALAQRDVTRLCIQCGLYLLQHGAESALIEELTTRLGRALGMDSVESSISANAIVLTTIKDHHCLTTTRKNIDRGINMHMVTEVQHIVIMAEHKLLDRHDVEKRFSQLKPLRYPRWQVVLMVGLSCACFCKMNKGGWDGALVTFIASTLAMYVRQALTQRHLHPQINFCLTAFVATTVSGLLLALPAFASTSAVAMAASVLLLVPGFPLINAVADMFKGHVNTGLARWAMASLLTLATCIGVIMAMALWGLRGWM